One segment of Carya illinoinensis cultivar Pawnee chromosome 13, C.illinoinensisPawnee_v1, whole genome shotgun sequence DNA contains the following:
- the LOC122291399 gene encoding uncharacterized protein LOC122291399: MAVFVRTKRVTDPLDDKVRARLVGMDQPQPSYVSSGSEHLADDSPCLSELVHGFLENDSEADSHAGDPVSEPVDSVSECSDDLEDILRSTAGTNAVDSYKKLLVAHVSEAVEVFSRLRSTRNIFRRNVMTFLRDLGHNAAICKTKWDSSGGLSAGSYEFIDVIHSTSSSWQSRYFVELDLAAQFEVARPTDQYATLLRSLPKVLVCRGEELKKLVKIMCDVAKRSLRSRGLSVPPWRKNRYMQNKWFGPYRRTANPVRENTAAPMALPPVGSVKCRFVGFDNAVSDVNVNVNVHHQHRRGFFVCTR, translated from the coding sequence ATGGCGGTATTTGTCAGGACAAAGCGAGTAACTGACCCGCTCGACGACAAGGTCAGGGCTCGACTGGTTGGAATGGATCAGCCCCAACCCAGTTACGTCAGCAGCGGAAGCGAACACTTGGCCGACGACTCACCCTGCCTCTCCGAACTCGTCCATGGTTTCCTCGAGAACGATTCCGAAGCCGATTCGCATGCCGGTGATCCCGTCTCTGAACCTGTCGACTCCGTATCCGAATGTTCGGATGACCTAGAAGATATTCTCAGATCGACGGCCGGTACCAATGCAGTGGACTCGTACAAGAAATTGCTCGTTGCTCACGTCTCGGAAGCGGTGGAAGTGTTCTCCCGTCTGAGATCGACCAGAAACATTTTCCGGCGGAACGTGATGACGTTTCTGCGAGACCTGGGACACAATGCCGCGATCTGCAAGACCAAGTGGGACTCCTCCGGGGGACTCAGTGCGGGTAGCTACGAGTTCATCGACGTGATCCATTCAACCTCCTCCTCATGGCAGAGCCGGTACTTCGTTGAGCTCGACCTCGCAGCCCAGTTCGAAGTCGCCAGGCCAACGGACCAGTACGCGACGCTTCTCCGCTCTCTGCCCAAGGTTCTCGTCTGCCGCGGCGAGGAGCTGAAGAAATTGGTGAAGATCATGTGCGACGTGGCGAAGAGATCTTTGAGGAGCAGGGGCCTGTCCGTGCCTCCATGGAGGAAGAACCGATACATGCAGAACAAGTGGTTCGGTCCTTACCGTCGCACCGCCAATCCTGTTCGTGAAAATACAGCTGCGCCGATGGCTCTTCCCCCAGTTGGGAGTGTAAAATGCAGGTTCGTCGGGTTCGACAACGCCGTTTCGGACGTAAACGTAAACGTCAACGTGCACCACCAGCACCGGCGTGGCTTCTTCGTGTGTACCAGATGA